The genome window CTGTGCGCCGGACGCGCCCTCGACGGGCGGCCGTACGGCGGTGGCCTCGGCGACGGGCAGGTTGTCCAGGCTCAGCCCCGGACCGGGCCGGAAGGAGTACCAGGCCTCGGCGAACTTCCGCGGGTCGTTGGAGACCTGGCGCCCCCGCCACTCGCTCACCTTGCCCACGACGACGCACTCGCCGGTCAGCGTGTGCTGCCACTCCAGCGCGACATGCCCGCAGTCGTCGGCCAGCAGGAACTTCCGCAGCACACCGGAGCTGGCGCCGCCCAGGGTGTTCCGGTGGCCCGGCAGCATCACCGAGAAGATCAGCTTGAGCAGCACGGACTTGCCGCCGCCGTTCTCCAGGAACAGCACACCCGCCGGGGCCGGCCGGCGCGGCGGCCCGGTCGGCTCCTCCTCGAAGAACTCCGCCTGCTGCGGCGCGGGGTCGGGCACGTACGCGCCCACACCCCTCAGGTCCAGCACGGTGTCGGCGTAGCGCGCACCGGCCGGCCCGATGGAGTAGAGGCGGACCCGGGACAGCTCGTACATGGCGGGGGACTTTCGCGGTCGTATCGGTGGTTCGTGCGGGGCGGTGACAGAGATCCAGGGGATCTACAGGAGATCCGCAGATGGCTGCGTGGGCGTTGCGCGTGATCGTGGGACGTTCGGGTGGCGGTCGTGGGGCGTACGGGTGGTCGTGGCGGTCAGGAGTGGAACGGCAGCCCGGCGTCGGCCACCAGCTCCAGGTCGTCGGTGTCCTCGGCGGGCAGCAGCGAGGCCGAGCCGTCGGTGACCGGCACGATGCCCAGCTCCAGCAGTTCGGCCATCGCGGCGCTGCCCGCCATGTCCCGCACCTGAAGCTGATAACGCGCGGTCGTGCGATACGTACCGCCGTTGTCGTCCCCGGTGCGCTGGAGGAATCCCGAGTCGGTCAGGAAGCCCACCGCCTTGCCGATGATGCCGGTGGTGGAACCGGCCAGCCGGCGCGCGTCCTTGGTGGCCCCGGTGGAGCTGCGTCTCGCCCAGGTCCGCCAGGACGACTCCAGGCCCGGCGCGTCGGTCGCGGGGTCGGTGTTCTCCCCCTGCTCCTCGGCCCGCTCCTCCAGCCGTCGGCAGGCCTGCCGGACGAAGGCGTCGACGCCGTTGACCGACACACGCCCGATGTACCCGTCGTCCGCGAGGTCCTCGGGCCGGGGGAACGCCATCGCGGCCACCGCGAGATGCGCCAGGCCGTGCAGGAACCGGTCCACCGAGTCCGCCGCCGTCCGCCGCGCGTAGTCCCCCATCCGCACCGCGAACACCGAGTCCTCGGCCGCCGTCACCGCCATCCCGGCCCGCGGCGACACCTCCAGCACGACCAGCCCGAGCCCGGCGGCCACGGCGTCGGCGAGCCTCGCGAACGCCGAATCCTCCCGATACCGCCGCAGCAGCTCCCCGTACTCCTGATCCCGGGCAGGCTGAAGCTTCGGCTGCAGCCCGAAGGCGACGAGCCGCGCGGCATCGGCGGCGTCGGCGGGGGTGAGGACAGCGGCAGCGGGAGCGGCGGCCGTCTCCGGCTCACTCCACTCGACGTTCTCACTCACGACAGGAACTCCTCGATCTCATGACCAGGGGGGCATGGCAGCGCCCCTTCCGGGGCGCGGGGCTCTGACATGTGCGGCTTCGCCGCGTGGGCGCGGCCGGCCACGGCGAACCCGCCCCCGAGCAACAACCGAAACCCCGACGGCGCCCTCACGCTGCCTCCCTCTCCGCAGCCATCCCCGCAGAGTCCAACAGAGCCATCCCCACGATCAGATCGGCCCCACCGAACTCGGGATCGTCCAGCTCCACCCCGTCGTCCACGGCGAACAACAGCTTCTCCTCCCCCTGCCGATACGCCGTACCGACCGGCGGACTGGCCGCGTGCACAGCCAACAGGGCCACCAGATAAGGCAGTTCCGCATCCTGAAGCCGCGCTTCCGCCAGCAACCCCGACAACCGCCGAGGCGCGTCCGCAGGCAGATCCAGCAGCACCTTCGCCGCCGCCAACTGCTCCTCGCTGAACCGGCTGTCGTCCGGTGTGGCGATCAGATCCGGCTCCGGCATCTCGGCCCCGAGATGCTCCCGCTCCACCGGCGGTGTGAACAGCAGCTCCACCAGGTCCCCGACTCGCACGGACCCGGGCGTACGCAGCCCCGTCCCGCGCGCGAAGAACGCGTCGGTCACCCGCCGGGCCTGCTCCACGGGGAGCGGCAGCAGGGGCGCGACCAGGTGCCCGTACAGGTCGATCCCCGAGGTCGTCATCGGCGTGGCGAAGGCCTGCCGGTCCTGTTCGGCGCGGAACAGGGGCCCGGCCTCCAGCAGTCTCGACTGCAACTGGGTGTGCCGGCGGATGCAGTCCTTGACGATGTCGACCAGCTCGGCGGCGCGCCGCTTCTGCTCGGGCTCCTCGGACTCGTCGCGCGCCTTGCGGATGTTGGTGAGGATCGCGTTCTCGTGGCGGTAGCGGTCGGCGACGTGGTCGAGTGCCTCGGCGATCATGTCGGGCACGGTCTGGAGCCAGTCGACCGCGCGGACGTTGCGCCGGGTCGCGTCCAGGGCCTTCCTGAGCGTCTCCGAGTACTGCACGGTCCGGTAGCGCGCCTGTTCCGCGGCGAGTTGGGCGTCGGCGAGCCGACCCCGGCTGATGAGGACCTCCAGCTTGACCTCGGCGGCGATCTGGGCGCTGGTGACATCGGTGTCGAGGGCGCCCACGAGGACGTTGACGGCCTCGTCGGTCGTGCGGAGGTAGACACCGCCCCCGTAGCCGGGGACCTCCTCGATCAGCTTGAAGTCGTAGTCGCGGCGGACATAGGTGCCGTCGGGGGCGAAGGTCCCGTAGACGGCCCGGAAGCCGCGGTCGACGCTGCCGACGTTGATCAGGTTCTCCAGGACCCAGCGGGCCACCCGCTCGTGCTCCTCGACGGGCCGCCGCGGGGCCTGGGCGGCGATGCGCGGGATGAGCCGGGCGACGATCTGGTCGTGGTCGGCGCCCGTGTCGAAGTCCATGTTCAGGGTGACCAGGTCGATGGCGGCGAGGGCGACCTCGGCCATGCCGTACACCGAGTACTCACCGGCGAGGTTCGCCTTGCGCGCGTCCAGGTCGTGCAGCGGCGCGGTGCAGGCGAGCGCGCGCAGCCGCCGCGCCAGTCCCTCGTCGGCGGCCGGGCCCTGTGCGGGGCGCGGCCCCGCGCTGAACTGGGGCGGAACACTGTCCGTCGATGCGGGTGAAGTCACGGTGCACAGACTAGGTGCTGGGTCTGACAACGACCCAAATCGTTCCGCCGGGCGGGCCGGTCCCGGCACGCCGCCGGCCCCGTGCCTCAGGTGACGTCGGAGACGCGGCGCCCGTACACCTCCACCAGGTTCTCCAGCGAGTCGTCCAGATACCCCGCCAGCATGCGCTCGGCCTCGTCCCGCTCCCCTCGTCGCAGGGTCTCCAGGATGAGGTGGTTTCGCGCCAGATACGGCTCGTACAACTTGCGTGGATTGTCCACTACGTGGAAGGCGAGCCGGAGTTCGGCGAAGACGCTGCGCATCAGCTCGTCGGTGCGGGCGCTGCCGGCGAGGGCGACCAGTTCGCGGTGGAAGTGGATGTTGGCGGTGGAGACGCCTTTCCAGTCGCCCTCGCCGGCCTCCCGCTGCCCTTCCGCGACGGCTCCGGCGAGCCCGTCGAGACCGTACGGCGGGGCCCCGAGCCCGCGGACGACGGCGCATTCGACGAGGCGGCGGGTGCGATAGATGTCCTCGACGTCCTCGACGGTCAGCACCCGTACGAAGACACCGCGATTGAGTTCGTGGACGAGGAGCCGTTCATGGGTGAGCAGGCGGAACGCCTCGCGGAGGGTGTTGCGGGAGATGCTCAGGGCGCCGCCGATGCTGTCCTCGGACAGTCGTGTCCCGGGCGGGAAGAAGCCCTCGGCGATCCGGCCGCGGAGGATGTCCGAAACCCGTTCGGCGGTGCTGGTGCGCCCGAGGAGCGCGCGGTCGTCGGCAAGTCCGGTCAGTTCGGCGGCCATGCCCGGAATTCAATCGCAGACACAAGAACGAAACAACATGGGTATTGAAGGATCGTTCAACGATCCTCTACCTTGCTGGACAGGCGCCCTCCCCACGGCATCCCGGCGCCACGGCACGGCTCGGTCCTCACGCACCCTCCCCCTCACCGCGAGGTGCCCATGAGCACGAACCCTCCCTCCCAGGCCCTGGCCTCCCTCACGAAGCCCGGCCCGGACGAACCCTCCCCCGACGACGGCCCGTTCGGCTGGCTGCGCGCCCTCGGCCCGCGTGGCCGGCGCGCCTTCGGCGGCGCGTTCGGCGGCTACGCCCTCGACTCGTACGACTACTTCACGCTGCCGCTGAGCATGGTCGCGCTCACGGCCTACTTCGGCCTGGACAACGGCCAGACCGGGCTGTTCACCACGGTCACCCTGGTCGTCTCGGCGATCGGCGGCGCCGCCGCGGGCGTGCTCGCGGACCGGATAGGCCGGGTGAAGGCGCTGATGATCACCGTGATCACCTACGCGGTGTTCACCGTGGCCTGCGGCTTCGCGCCCAACTACGAGACCCTGCTGGTCTTCCGCGCCCTCCAGGGGCTGGGCTTCGGCGGTGAGTGGG of Streptomyces phaeolivaceus contains these proteins:
- a CDS encoding GntR family transcriptional regulator, producing the protein MAAELTGLADDRALLGRTSTAERVSDILRGRIAEGFFPPGTRLSEDSIGGALSISRNTLREAFRLLTHERLLVHELNRGVFVRVLTVEDVEDIYRTRRLVECAVVRGLGAPPYGLDGLAGAVAEGQREAGEGDWKGVSTANIHFHRELVALAGSARTDELMRSVFAELRLAFHVVDNPRKLYEPYLARNHLILETLRRGERDEAERMLAGYLDDSLENLVEVYGRRVSDVT